A genomic window from Acidobacteriota bacterium includes:
- a CDS encoding NAD-dependent epimerase/dehydratase family protein yields the protein MDLGSLRGARCLVTGGAGFIGSNLTRALVDAGARTIVVDNFSTGRREHLPGSPLVDLMEADVATMPELEDVVAQCAFVFHLAAQVGNVKSIAAPVPDATANIVGTVRLLDACRRHRPIKVVYSSSSAIFGEAREIPIGEEHATDPASFYALSKLTGERYARLAHSLWNVPTVCLRYFNVFGLPMEHNEYTGVISIFLTRLTAGEPLAVYGDGTQVRDFVHVDDIVQANLRAALLGAPGTVCNIGTGVPTTIAELARAVMQAAGRTAPIEHRPARAGEVRRSLADITRARSVLAFEPQVTLADGLREMWRRLGAGASR from the coding sequence GTGGATCTCGGATCGTTGCGCGGCGCGCGCTGCCTTGTCACCGGCGGCGCCGGGTTCATCGGCAGCAATCTCACCCGGGCGCTGGTCGACGCCGGCGCCCGCACGATTGTCGTCGACAACTTCTCTACCGGCCGACGAGAGCATCTGCCGGGCTCGCCGCTCGTCGACTTGATGGAGGCCGACGTCGCGACGATGCCGGAGCTCGAGGACGTGGTGGCGCAGTGCGCGTTCGTGTTCCATCTGGCTGCGCAGGTCGGCAACGTCAAGTCGATTGCCGCCCCCGTCCCCGACGCGACGGCGAACATCGTCGGGACGGTGCGGCTGCTCGACGCCTGCCGTCGGCATCGGCCGATCAAGGTCGTCTACTCGAGCTCCTCGGCGATCTTCGGAGAGGCGCGCGAGATACCGATCGGCGAGGAACACGCGACCGATCCGGCCAGCTTCTACGCGCTCAGCAAGCTCACCGGCGAACGGTACGCGCGCCTGGCTCACTCGCTCTGGAACGTCCCGACGGTGTGTCTGCGCTACTTCAACGTGTTCGGCCTGCCGATGGAGCACAACGAGTACACCGGCGTGATCTCGATCTTCCTCACCCGTCTGACCGCGGGCGAGCCGCTCGCCGTCTACGGCGACGGTACCCAGGTTCGCGACTTCGTCCACGTCGACGACATCGTGCAGGCCAACCTGCGGGCTGCGCTGCTTGGAGCACCAGGCACGGTGTGCAACATCGGCACCGGCGTGCCGACGACGATCGCGGAGCTGGCGCGGGCGGTGATGCAGGCCGCCGGCCGCACCGCCCCCATCGAGCATCGTCCCGCACGCGCCGGCGAAGTGCGGCGAAGCCTCGCAGACATCACCCGCGCGCGCAGCGTGCTGGCGTTCGAACCGCAGGTAACGCTCGCGGACGGCCTGCGCGAGATGTGGCGGCGGCTCGGCGCCGGGGCGTCCAGGTGA
- a CDS encoding NAD(P)-dependent oxidoreductase: MKILVTGGLGAVGAPLTSTLREQGHEVWVLDRPHHHGLNGGYYFRTDVGEYRQLESVFDQVPFEFVYHAAAEFGRINGEHFYETMWRTNAVGTKNLIRLQEARRFRMVVFSSSEIYGDYEGVMTEDVPARHPIRQMNDYAISKWVNELQVLNSAAVEGTETVIVRLFNTYGPGEPYSDYRSVICKFIYSALHRLPYRVYLNHHRTSSFIDDTVRTLAAIATRFEPGAVYNIAGEHYHDIRTVSDMILAAVGRDDRLVEYVDYEVHNTRDKRTSAARAHADLGHRETVGLAEGIARTVAWQREYYDVRD; encoded by the coding sequence ATGAAGATTCTGGTGACCGGAGGGCTCGGGGCGGTCGGCGCGCCGTTGACCAGCACGTTGCGGGAGCAGGGCCACGAGGTGTGGGTGCTGGATCGCCCGCATCATCACGGTCTGAACGGCGGGTACTATTTCCGCACCGACGTCGGCGAGTACCGCCAGCTCGAGTCGGTGTTCGATCAGGTCCCCTTCGAGTTCGTCTACCATGCCGCCGCCGAGTTCGGCCGGATCAACGGCGAGCACTTCTACGAAACGATGTGGCGGACGAACGCGGTCGGCACGAAGAACTTGATCCGGCTCCAGGAGGCCCGCCGCTTCCGCATGGTGGTGTTCTCGAGCTCCGAGATCTACGGTGACTACGAGGGCGTCATGACCGAAGACGTCCCGGCGCGCCATCCGATCCGACAGATGAACGATTACGCGATCTCCAAGTGGGTGAACGAGCTGCAGGTGCTAAACTCGGCGGCCGTCGAGGGGACCGAGACCGTGATCGTCCGGCTGTTCAACACGTACGGCCCGGGCGAGCCGTACAGCGACTACCGCAGCGTCATCTGCAAGTTCATCTACTCGGCATTGCATCGGCTGCCCTACCGCGTCTACCTGAACCACCATCGCACGTCGTCGTTCATCGACGATACGGTCCGGACGCTGGCCGCCATCGCGACCAGGTTCGAGCCCGGGGCGGTGTACAACATCGCCGGTGAGCACTACCACGACATCCGGACCGTGTCCGACATGATTCTCGCGGCGGTCGGCCGGGACGATCGGCTGGTGGAATACGTCGACTACGAGGTGCACAACACGCGCGACAAGCGCACCTCCGCCGCGCGCGCCCACGCCGATCTGGGGCATCGTGAAACCGTCGGGCTGGCCGAGGGCATCGCGCGCACGGTCGCCTGGCAGCGGGAGTACTACGATGTCCGCGACTGA
- a CDS encoding glycosyltransferase family 2 protein: MWIAVAVERAEHAAWLGRLDYGRAGVIPVFIVADTLSWEPPAPLAHVRVSSSGTAGSVPRPEFGPLLDVLAERQAGACMVVGDSTFTALLRVAADALGIGVITILENEDDLAAFGHRMKPRPDLFLLATSDPPWRVVHDPRYGSTLLPVGRPGTDGGDHGAHRRIVDALAHWCAGTLEPAQPVLSVIVPAYNEQDNIGPVCDRLLDALAGLPVEILIVDDMSRDDTFARAAACMWRSPRVRAFTKTPPRGMGNAIRFGLDRARARYIAVTMGDGSDEVSRLPEMLAKVRDEGFALAIGSRYRHRRNYEAVPRLYRFWSAVFRLATRMLIGVRLSDYTNAFRVFDRRIFDRYGPESGGFELSPEITFKAWAATRRVAEVDVRHLKRASGQSSFSFLRAGPGYGKILLKAFVQRMTGRWFVLDW, encoded by the coding sequence ATGTGGATCGCGGTGGCCGTCGAGCGGGCCGAGCATGCCGCGTGGCTCGGGCGGCTCGACTACGGCCGGGCCGGGGTGATCCCTGTGTTCATCGTCGCCGACACGCTGAGCTGGGAGCCCCCGGCGCCGCTCGCGCACGTTCGGGTCTCGTCGAGCGGCACGGCGGGGAGCGTGCCTCGGCCCGAGTTCGGGCCGTTGCTCGACGTGCTGGCGGAGCGGCAGGCCGGCGCGTGCATGGTCGTCGGCGACAGCACGTTCACGGCTCTGCTCAGAGTCGCGGCCGACGCGCTCGGCATCGGCGTCATCACGATCCTCGAGAACGAGGACGACCTGGCGGCCTTCGGCCACCGCATGAAGCCGCGACCCGATCTGTTCCTGCTGGCGACGTCCGATCCGCCGTGGCGGGTCGTACACGATCCACGATATGGCTCGACGTTGCTGCCGGTGGGCCGGCCGGGGACGGACGGCGGCGACCACGGCGCGCACCGCCGCATCGTCGACGCGCTCGCGCACTGGTGTGCCGGCACGCTCGAACCTGCCCAGCCGGTGCTCTCGGTCATCGTGCCGGCGTACAACGAGCAGGACAACATCGGGCCGGTGTGCGACCGGCTGCTCGACGCGCTCGCCGGGTTGCCGGTGGAGATTCTGATCGTGGACGACATGAGCCGCGACGACACGTTCGCGCGCGCGGCTGCCTGCATGTGGCGATCGCCTCGCGTGCGCGCGTTCACCAAGACGCCGCCGCGCGGCATGGGCAACGCCATCCGGTTCGGGCTGGACCGCGCGCGCGCCCGGTACATCGCGGTCACGATGGGCGACGGGTCTGACGAGGTCAGCCGCCTGCCCGAGATGCTCGCGAAGGTCCGCGACGAGGGCTTCGCGCTGGCCATCGGGTCGCGCTATCGCCATCGCCGCAACTACGAGGCCGTGCCGCGGCTCTACCGGTTCTGGAGCGCGGTGTTCCGGCTGGCGACGAGGATGCTGATCGGCGTGCGGCTGTCGGACTACACCAATGCGTTCCGCGTCTTCGATCGGCGGATCTTCGATCGGTACGGTCCGGAGAGCGGCGGCTTCGAGCTGTCGCCGGAGATCACGTTCAAGGCGTGGGCTGCCACGCGCCGGGTCGCGGAAGTCGACGTGCGCCATTTGAAGCGCGCGTCCGGCCAGAGCAGCTTCTCGTTCCTGCGGGCCGGACCGGGCTACGGCAAGATCCTGCTGAAGGCCTTCGTGCAGCGGATGACCGGCAGGTGGTTCGTGCTCGATTGGTGA
- a CDS encoding nucleotide sugar dehydrogenase — MSATEAPIRTVAVVGAGYVGLPLCLHLARAGLRVTAVDVDERVVREIAERRAKVDEKEDFETYFRDPDVQRHLSASRTPVEADAFVIAVPTPVRHDDHTPDLSAVVAAAESLVPVLRPGNLVVVESTIPPDTTRGVVQPILERSGLRVGLNLFLAHCPERILPGNIMAEAVFNTRIVGGVDEASTRRASALFSVFVKGGVRLTDDRTAEFVKLIENSFRDVNVAFANQVAVLCEEFGIEPGQAIELANLHPRVQILNPGIGVGGHCIPVDPWFLIAARPTQTGLLRAARELNDGMPRRTADRIRQSVAQVDRPRVVCLGATYKPNVKDLRESPALEVVSLLRQDGLAPELYDPLVEEYRCDSVLAVARGADALAILVPHDLIVMEIRYRKREVLAAMRTPNLLAFSPGIL; from the coding sequence ATGTCCGCGACTGAGGCGCCGATCAGGACCGTCGCGGTCGTCGGCGCCGGCTACGTCGGCCTCCCTCTCTGTCTCCATCTCGCGCGCGCGGGATTGCGCGTCACGGCCGTCGACGTCGACGAGCGCGTCGTGCGCGAGATCGCCGAGCGGCGCGCGAAGGTCGACGAGAAAGAGGACTTCGAGACCTATTTCCGCGACCCTGACGTCCAACGTCACCTGTCGGCGTCGCGCACGCCGGTCGAGGCGGACGCCTTCGTGATTGCCGTGCCGACGCCAGTGCGGCACGACGATCACACGCCCGATCTGTCGGCGGTCGTGGCGGCCGCCGAGTCGCTCGTGCCGGTTCTCCGTCCTGGCAATCTCGTCGTCGTCGAGTCCACCATTCCACCGGACACGACGCGCGGGGTCGTCCAGCCGATTCTCGAGCGCAGCGGCCTTCGCGTCGGGCTGAACCTCTTCCTGGCCCATTGCCCGGAGCGGATCCTGCCGGGCAACATCATGGCCGAGGCGGTGTTCAACACCCGCATCGTCGGCGGGGTGGACGAGGCGTCGACCAGGCGGGCGTCGGCGCTCTTCAGCGTGTTCGTCAAGGGTGGAGTGCGGCTGACCGACGATCGGACCGCCGAGTTCGTCAAGCTCATCGAGAACTCGTTTCGCGACGTGAACGTCGCGTTCGCCAACCAGGTCGCCGTGCTCTGCGAGGAATTCGGCATCGAGCCGGGCCAAGCCATCGAGCTGGCCAACCTCCATCCACGCGTCCAGATTCTCAATCCTGGCATCGGCGTCGGCGGCCATTGCATTCCTGTCGATCCCTGGTTCCTCATCGCGGCGCGTCCCACCCAGACCGGACTGCTCAGAGCGGCACGCGAGTTGAACGACGGCATGCCGCGAAGGACGGCGGATCGCATCCGGCAGTCGGTGGCACAGGTCGATCGGCCGCGGGTCGTGTGCCTCGGCGCGACCTACAAGCCGAACGTCAAGGACCTTCGCGAGAGCCCGGCGTTGGAGGTCGTGTCGCTCTTGCGTCAGGATGGGCTGGCGCCAGAGCTGTACGATCCGCTCGTGGAGGAGTATCGCTGTGACTCGGTACTGGCGGTCGCTCGCGGCGCGGATGCGCTCGCCATCCTCGTACCGCACGATCTCATCGTCATGGAGATCCGCTATCGCAAGCGCGAGGTGCTCGCCGCGATGCGGACACCGAACCTGCTGGCCTTCTCGCCCGGCATCCTCTAG